Proteins encoded within one genomic window of Ursus arctos isolate Adak ecotype North America unplaced genomic scaffold, UrsArc2.0 scaffold_9, whole genome shotgun sequence:
- the LOC113266737 gene encoding 60S ribosomal protein L37a-like: MQRRSSLGSDLLCRDMAKGTKKVRILSKYGSQDGAPHRKMVKKTELSQHAERTCAFWDKTKMERRATGIRHCGSCMKTVDGGAWPWDVASVITAKSASRRLEDLKIHH, encoded by the coding sequence ATGCAGAGAAGAAGCTCCCTGGGCTCAGACCTGCTTTGCAGAGACATGGCTAAAGGCACCAAGAAGGTCAGAATCCTCAGTAAATACGGGAGCCAGGACGGTGCCCCGCACAGGAAAATGGTGAAGAAGACTGAACTCAGCCAGCACGCTGAGCGCACCTGCGCCTTCTGGGACAAAACCAAGATGGAAAGACGAGCCACGGGGATCCGGCACTGTGGTTCCTGCATGAAAACGGTGGACGGCGGTGCCTGGCCCTGGGACGTGGCTTCTGTGATCACAGCAAAGTCGGCCAGCAGGAGGCTGGAGGACCTGAAAATCCACCATTGA